DNA from Cynocephalus volans isolate mCynVol1 chromosome 2, mCynVol1.pri, whole genome shotgun sequence:
ACCTATTCCTGTTTTATCTTGTCATAGTACTTATTACTATCTgttaactttttttattatactCTACTccacaacaatttaaaaaactctACTAGGGCTTccctgtctgtcttgttcactgcagTATTCAAATGCACCAAATATCATCTAGCTCATAGTAAACTCTCAATAAACACTTCAATAAGTGAGGTTCAAATAAGGTAATTAaaaacttcattcattcaaacaaattTTGTATGTACCTGGAGGGTCCAGGCTCTATTTCAAGGTGCTGGGAATTCAgctgtaaacaaaacagacaaaaattcctgtCTTGGTGCTTCCCTGCTAGTAGacagataaacaataaacaagacaaaaagtaaaatatatactaCGTGTGATACGCAGGAAGGGGTGACATGAAGTGTGTGTGGAGGGGTAAAATTTTAGTTAGGGTAGTCAGAGAAGGAAGTGAGAGATTGAGACATGAAGATAAATGGGAGAAATGCAGCTCAGGAGGCCAGTGTAACTGGGACAGGAATTAAGGGATTGAGGGCTGAGTGATTCAATAGGAGGGAGGTTAATGGAAGTCAGACTGATGCCTTGTTGGTCAaagtaaggactttggcttttactaaGAGTGAGATGGGAAGCCGGGGGTTGCTGTGCTGATATTACCTGAAAGGCAGTGGTAGAGACCAGTGAGGATGCTACTACAATAGCCTAGTCAAAAGATGGTGGCTCCGAAAGACTGGGGGAGGACCAGGTCTGGGGTTGGAAGACAAAATTCGAAGCTTGACAGTTGCGTTGGAAAAGCCTGTTAGACATCCAAATGGAACTGTCGAATAGGCAACTGGGTACACGGTGGTACttcaaaagtccatggaaaaaaatagaattaaaagataatacgaacgtttccatgaactttttgaagtatccttgtgagTGTGGAGTTTAGGGAAAGGTCCGAGTTGGGGGTTGGCACTTGGAACTCAACAAATGGTATCAATTATTAGCAGTAACCGAAACTTAAAGACAGAactccagctctaccacttactagtaGCCAACTCTTGGGTAAACCATTTCTAAgttctgggcctctgtttccctaTCAGTGAAATGGGGAAAATATACCCACATAACAGGACCTTTATGAGTACGAAATGCGAAGTGTCAAAAAGGCAGACCGTAACCAAAGTGAGAACCCTGAGCCAAGAACCGCTCGAGCCTGTCCGAGAGGGAGAGGGCTGCTGTGGAACCAGCAACCGGATTTCGAATCCACAGTACACGTTATGAGGACCCAAAgacagcaaagaaaaataaacgcCGGCACCCGCACCAGGACGCGGTCTGCAACGCACAAACCTCGCGAGACTTGTGGGTCCGGCCAAGTCCTCCCACCTACATCTCGCGATGCTGGGACGCATGAGTGGCTCTCGATCGGTTAGGGCTTACGGGGAAGATGGAGTATCCCGGGTTGGGCAGCGTGGAGGCCGTGGACGGCGGAAGGGCCGGGCCATACAACAGCTCGGAGGAGCGGGAGGGCCGGGAACCGGACGGGGTTCGCTTCGACCGCGAGAGGGCGCGCTGCCTGTGGGAAGCAGTGTCCAGCGCTCAGccggtggggagggaggaaggtgagTCCGGGGGCCTTTGGCGCAGGAAGCCCCTAGCTCTGCTCGCAGGCAGCGGCGGAAGCGCCGGGCGGGACAGCGGACCGGCCCGCGGGTCTACGGTCACGCCCCCTAGCGCCCGGCCCGCCTCCTTGCGTGATGCGCTGGGGACTCCTGGACTCATGCTGTCTAACAGGCACCCCCGCGCTCAAGGCCtgggttttttttctcccattctttcttaTCCACCGGAGCGCAGCTTTTCCCAAACTCGAGACTGTAATGCCTATTCACGTTCTCTCAGATACCGCAGAACCGTCCTTGCCAGACCCGTAGCCGAGCCAAGTACCCCTCCCATTTCTCCCTGACTCCCCAACGTCGCTGTCTCCAGATTCTCCACCCGTGTCTCTCGACTAGTTTCTTCTCTCAAGCCCTGCACTTCCTAGGGCTCTGGAAGGCCTTCTCCTTACCTCCATGTTCCTGCAGGCCTTGGTGTCTGAGCCCCAGCTTACCCTTGTTCCTAGGTGTCTGCCCTGTACTTGCTTAGGATCCTTATTCTAAGGGCGAGAAGCCGGAGAAACTGGCCTGGGTATTCTTTGGCTCCAGCTTCTCTGTATCCCACACTTGAGCTGAAGTTGTAGAAGGCCACATCAGGGAGCATTTCTGCCCTGAAGCTTTCCAGCTTGCTCTGCATTTGACTTGAGACTGGATGAGATGGGAGATAGAGGAGGATGGAAAGAGCTGGTGTGACCTGGTTGTGTGACTCCCTTCACTGTCCTTTGCAGAGATAGCTACTTACCGCTAACCCAGATGCACAAGAACTGTATCTGGGCTTCTGTGCTAATCCTGTCAGGTATCTGCAGGGAAATCAGATCTCTCTAATGGTTTGTTTGCTTGCTGAGCAGACTAATCTTGGAAAGTTTCGTATGTTGTTTGTGAACTGACTGCCCtagataaaattgaattttttttttttttttttttttgtctttttcgtgaccagtactcagccagtgagtgcaccggccattcctatataggatccgaacccgcagcaggagcgtcgccgcgctcccagcgccgcactctcccgagtgcgccacgggcttggccctaaaaTTGAATTTTTCATCACATACAAGGAAGATAAGTTTAAGTGAGGGTAGTACACAGACTTGTATCCTGGTGTAAACTCCAGTTTAAAAACAAGTCTAGCCTGACTCCTAAATTAGTATATATACTGTTTCTGAGCCCCTATCTCTCTTGTACTTTCAAGCTTCTTTGGCACATAGTTGCActcacccaccccacccaccctcattttcttttcattaacttGACGTTCACTGATGCCTCGAACTGGCTGGGCATTAGAGGTACGCAGATGAGGAAGATACTGTCCTTGCCCTGGAGGAGCTTGCAGTCTTGCCTAGGAAACAGACACCAAAACAGTTCCAGTACAGTGTAAGGGATGGAGTGAAAAGGAATGTCTAAGAGTTGGAAGTGCTCAAAAAGGAAATGGccttgggccagcccatggctcacttgggagagtgtggtgctcatagcaccaaggccacgggttcgaatacctgtataaggatggctggttgaCTCACTgaagaacgtggtgctgacaacaccaagttaagggttgggggctgagcctgtggcgcactcgggagggtgcggcgctgggagcgcggcgacgctcccagcggccgcgggttcggatcctatataggaatggccagtgcactcactggctgagtgccggtcacgaaaaagaaaaaaaaaaaaaaaaaaagggttgggatcccctaaccagtcatctttaaaaaaaaaaaaaaaaggaaatagccTTTAATTTGGTGGGACAAGGAAAGTATGCCCTGGACCTTGAAGCAGAGAGCACAGAAGCTGTGCTCTGAAAAGTGGTTTGCTTATGTACGTATGAATATACATTGTCACTGTTATGACCCAGCTCATTTCCCTGTTCTCACTTCTCCCATATTTATATGATGTCTAGGAAGATATCTGCAGCACTAAGTTCTACTCACCCTTTTTTTATTCCTGTTAGCACCTTCattgagttataatttatatACGATAAAATTCATCCATTATAAGAGTACCACTCAATGATTTCTAGTAAAAGTTTAGAGTTGTGTAGCCATagccacaatccagttttagaacattttcattacccagATTAGTTCCTCTGAGCTGCTTTACGTTAAATCCCCACTCCAACCTCCTgctctaggcaaccactgatctgttttctgactataaatttaccttttctggacatttcatgtaaatagaatcatagaatATGTAGTCTTTTGAGCTTAGCTGCTCTctcattatgtttttgagattcaacttcattcctttttatcactgaatagaactccattgtatggacataccgcattttgtttatccatttgttagttgtagacatttggattgtttccagtttgcagCTCTTATgagtagtgctgctatgaacatttgtgctcaaagttttgtatggacatatattttatttctcttgagtatgtCCCTAGGAGCAGAACTGCTGgggaactgccaaacttttccaaaatggctTCACCATTTACATTTCTACCATCAACATATGAGTGTTTCAATTTTGCtgtatccttgccaacacttgttattttcttgaCTTGTTTGATTAttgccattctagtgggtgtgtattgatatctcattgcggtttCCTAAAgactattgatgttgagcatgttttcatgtgcttattacccattcgtatatcttctttggtgaaatatctattcacatcttttgcccattttcttttcttttttttttttttttttttgcccattttctaatttgaTTGTTTGTCTTTTACTTACTGAGTTTTAAgtgttgtttatatattctagatacaagtcctttagtAGAAATAcgattttcagatattttctcgctgtgacttgtcttttcattttcaaaacagtgccttttgaagcacaaaagttttaatgaaatccaatttatcaatttttcttctaTGGATTgggcttttagtgtcatatctaagaactcTTTATCCTAACCCAGGATTACAGAGATTCTCTCTTGTGGTgccttctagaagttttatagattagcttttacatttaggtatgtgaaccattttgagttaatattttaatgtatggaAGTTGGAAAGACTATCCTTTCACTATTTCACTATtgaattgtctttttttgttttttttttccctcggCAGCTGGCTCGtggagggatccaaacccttgacctagttgttatcaacactgtgttctaaccaactgagctaaccagccttgAACAGTCTTTGATACTTGTGTTGAAGACAATTGGGATTGggcagttagcttagttggttagagcaccaccaaaaaaatcaactgaccataaaTTTACGGATTTGTTTCTGGActttcaattctgttccattgatttatatgcTTGTCCTTAAGCCAATACCATACTATTTTGTTACTGTGActttatataaagttttaaaacctGGCAGTTTTAAAGTGTAAGTCTTTCAACTATGTtctttttccaaattgttttggcCATCCTCTtacattcttttcatttccttataaattttagaatcagcttgtccgtttctattttttaaaaaacctgctAGTGCTTAGAgcaaggtgttgataacaccaaggtcaagggttgggatctcCTTACTAGCCAGTTACCAAAAAAACCCACTAGGATTTTGATagcaattgcattgaatttatagatcaattttgGGAGAACTGCCATCAAAACAATATTGAATCGTCCTATCTCTGAGTATTGAattgtctatttatttagatctttaatttttctcagcagtgttttgtagtttcctTTGTAGTTATCAAAAGAGATTAAAATGTACATACGGTACTAAACTTCCAGTATTACTTTGAATAGAAGTGATAAGAACTGACATTCTACCTCAGGGGAAAAGCATTCTGTCCTTCACCATTGAATATTATGTTAACTCTagatttttcatagatgccttatcaggttgaggaagttccctttttCCTAGCTTTGAGAACTTTTAtaatgaatgggtgttggattttatcagatgctttatCTGCATCTAGTGAGGTCATCATATAGTTGTCCTTTATTCTCtcaatgtggtgtattacattagTTAATTTCCAGATCTTAAGCCAACTTTGCATTTTCCCATTTAATCACGGCATATATCCTTTTATATGTTGCTAGATTTGGTTTCTAATACTTTTTAAGACTTTTGTTTCTATGTTCACAagagatattagtctgtagttttcttttttgtaatgtctttgcctggcctcatagaatgaatttggaagtgttcccttctcatctactttctgaaagagtttgtgaaggattaatattaattcttcttaaaatattttgtagaagtCACCAGTAAAGCTACCTGggcctgggtttttctttgtgggaagatgtTTAATTatagattcaatttctttaagtaTACTcagatttttcaatttcttcttgagtcagttttagtCATTCATGTCTTtcaggaatttgttcatttcatctaaatttctgatttattggcataaaattgttcataacaTTCCCTTATAATCCTCTATATTTCTGTGGGGTTGGTAATGATGTGCCCTCTTCAATTCCTGATTTGGGTAACTTGTATCTTCCCTGATTATTTTcctggttagtctagctaaagatttgtcagttttgttgCATTTTTGTAGTTTCTAAGGTAGAAGCTTATGTTGCTGATTTGAGACCATTCTTTTCTGATATAGatgtttaaaattacaaatttctTTCTTAAGCACTGTTTTCACTGCATCCTATAAATTCTCttttgctgtgttttcatttaaattagttcaaaataatttctaatttcccttgtagTTTCTTCTTTAATCCGTGTTACTCAATTTGCAAATTTGTGGGGATTTCCTAGATTTTTTCCCATTGTGGATTTCTAATTAAATTTCATTATGTTTAAAGAACATACTTGGTATGACTTTAGTCTTTTTAATGTAGTGAGACTGGCATATGTTCTGTCCTGTgatatcctagagaatgttcatGTGTGCTAGAAAACTATATTCTCCAGTTGGTGGAGCATTCTGTATATGTCAGCTGAATCAAGTTGGTTGATATTGTTATTATAGACTCTTACTGTTTTTCTAACTAGTTGTTCTATAAATTATTGAAAGTGAggtattgaaatctccaactattattgctggtttgtctttttttcttttaaattctatcagttttttctttatacattttgaggCTCTGTtgcacatttataatttttatatcttcctgatgtattgacctttttattattatgacaTGTTCTTCTTTGCCTCTAATAATCTTACATGTactaaattctattttgtctgatagtAATATAGCTATTCTAGCTCTTTTATGattattctttttcagtttttttattctgatcttatttgtgtcttttttttttttaaaagatgaccggtaaggggatcttaacccttgacttggtgttgtcagcaccacgctctcccaagtgagcgaaccagtcatccctgtatgggatccaaacccatggccttggtgttatcagcaccacactctcccaagtgagccacaggctggcccttatttgtgtctttgaatctaaggTATATCTGTTATAAATAGCATGTAGTAGGATCTTGCATTTTTATCCAGTCTGACAGTCCTTTTTAGTGGACTATTTAGAATGTTCAcatttagggccggcctgtggctcacttgggagagtgtggtgctaataacgccaaagccacaggtttggatccctatgtagggatggccagttagttcacttgggaaagcatggtgctgaccacgccaagtcaagggttaagatccccttactggtcatctttaaaaaaaaaaaaaaaaaaaaaaaaagaacgttcatatttaatttaattatggaTATTGATGTGAAAATTACATTTTCCATTTTGCTATTTATCtcctttctgttttgttcttctcttcttcctttctgacttcttttgtgttaagtatttttagTGTACCTTGCTAATtcctctgttaatttttttttcaaaattttctcaattttttctttcttttttttagtttcttagtgGTGCTTTAGGGATTACAGTATGCACCTCAACTCATCACAGTCTACTTCAAATTAATACTAACTTAGTTCtggtaaataaaacatttttttttctgtagtataGCTTtattccctcccccctcctttgTGCTATTTTTATCATATTACATCTCTGAATGTTATAAACCTAGTGATGCAGTCTTTATGTATTATTGTCTTTTAAAGAAGTTAagagaagaaatgtgaaaaaatatatattcatagagTCTTTTACATTAACccagatatttaccatttctggtgttctttatttcttactCTGGATTCCGGTTGCCATTTGGTGTCACTTCCTTTCAACCTGAAGGGATTTCTTTCGTATTTCTTGCACGGTAGACCAGCTAACAATGAATTCTCTTAGTCTttctgggaatgtctttattCAGCCttcaatcttttttgttttgtttcatattgttttgtttttggcagctggccaatatagggatccaacCCTtgatcaacaccatgctctaagcatGCCTTCAttcttgttatgttttgttttgtttttaataatagcttcattgatataaattttacatgctataaaattcatctgttttaaatttgcaattcaatggcttttagtatattcacagagttgtgcaaccatcaccactgtctaatttcagaacatttttatcaccccagaaagaaactccTACCCAGAAGCGGTCATCCCTGGCAactatttatcttctttttatctctctggatttgcctattgtggacatttcatgtaaacagAATTGTGTaaaatgtggccttttgtgactgacttcttttacttagcatgtttaaagaatagttttgctggatgtagagttcttggttgacagttttgttctttttcatcactttgaatatgttattaCACTGCCTTCTAGCcttcattttttcaaatgagAAGTTAAGCATTAATTGAATTATTCCACTGTTCatgagtcatttttttcttgctgttttcaagattttgtCATTGtctttcagcagtttgactatgatgtgcctAGGTGCCTAGGTTAGACTTCTTAGTATTTATCCTACTTTTGGTTACTTGAGATTTTTGGATGtgtaaattaatgtttttcatcaataTGGGGAGTTTTCAGACATTATgccttcagtttttgtttctgccccatctctctcttttctccttctggtattctTCTTACACAAATGTTGGTAGGCTTGATGTTTTCTCATTATCTATGAAGCTCTGTTTattattcttcaatttttttttctctttgttcttctattgatctatcttcgagttcactgattcttttgcCATTTTGAACCTGCTAGAGATTTATTGTACTTTCaactctagaatttccatttgattctgtTTTATACATATTCTAAGTAAGAAACTTCTTAGTACCACATCATCAGTGCCCTTACATTTGCTTTCTTCATGCCTTTTTCGTTGGATAAAAATTTGAGATTCTTGAGATCATCAGCAATATGGGTTTATAAAAGAGAAGTATCAAGGCTAAGTGGCCTTAATGGGGCTGTCTGCTTTATTCTTGTAGGCCACCCTGAACATTAGACTATGCTGCCTAACCATTTTTACCCATGGGTAGATCATATTCAGCCTCCCTTTCCTAGGTCCTTTTGTTATTTGCCTCAGCCTCAGATTGTCATGCCATTATGGAACTCATACCTTGGGTGAGATTTTACTCCCTCTTCAAAAAGATAAggtttgggccggcccgtggctcactcggtagagtgcggtgctgataacaccaaggccccgggttcagatcccatatacggatggccagttcgctcactggctgagtgtggtgctgacaacaccaagtcaagggttaagatacccttaccggtcatctttaattaaaaaaaaaaaagataaggtttTGTTCTCCATGCCCAAAAGTTAAACACAGGTTAATACTGTGTTTTCTACAGCGTGAAACTTGTGTAATAGGTGATTTTAGGTGTTTCCAAGTCAGATCAAGAACAGTGAGAACAGGGCCGGCCCTgcggcgcactcaggagagtgcggtgcttgggagtGCCGCCGCGCTTGGGAGTGccgcggcgctcccaccgcgggttcggatcctatatagggatggccggttcgctcactggctgagcgcggtgcgggcgacaccaagccaagggttgcgatccccttaccggtcacaaaaaagacaaaaaaaaagaacagtgagaACATTATTCCCTTTTCAAGTCTTTCAATTGTTCTGATTCTATCTGGGAAGAAGTCTTAGTTGGATACTACTATGTCTTAAAACCTCTCTTCAGATTTGCTGCTCTCATTCTTAGGGAGTGCTCCAAGCCTCTGTCACCAATATCTGgctagaattattttatttttattgtatttatttttgctggtATCTGCTTAAATTTGTGATCTAAAGATTCCTTTCTACAAGAAGTTActtagggttggctggttagttcatttggttagagttTGGTGCCATAACACgaaggtcatggattcagatctccatactggccagccacccaaaaaaaagaataaaataagttaCTGAGTAAAGAAAGTTGGTATACATAAAGTACTAGCATAGCTGGTGTGAGAACATAGCATGAGTCGTGACAGCAGGAGGTGAGGGGTGACTGAGGTCTGCTGCTGTCCTAGTATGGCATTCCTTTACTCAGTGTCTATGTTTGAGGCAGGGTTCAAGGACAGTGCTGTTGAGGTAGTATTTGTCAactcaaagatttttttattttcccctctgtAGTGGAGCACATGATCCAGAAGAACCAGTGTCTCTTCACCGACACCCAGTGTAAGGTTTGCTGCGCCTTGCTCATTTCTGAGTCCCAGAAGCTGGCACATTACCAGGTATGCCATTGTAACTTTAGAATTGCTTTACTTTTCAGACCCAGTGTCAAGCCCCCACTTCTCCCGGGCTTGCACAGTGAAGTGTAATTCCCTCTTAGCTGCCGAAATGTTGCCTCCATGCGTGTTGGCTTGTGACTTGAAGATTGACTTAATTTCtcttgctgataacaccaaggccacgggttcggatcccatatagggatggccggttagctcactgggtgagcgtggtgctgacaacaccaaatcaagggttaagatccccttaccggtcatcttttaaaaaaaaaaaaaaaaaaaaaaaaactcgggagagtgtggtgctgacttaatttctctgagtctcaTCTGTCCTATCCAGATCAGGATCATGTGTATATCTTCCCTTGCAGTTTGGTATAGTAGAAATTATGAGCTTTGTCTTTAAATGAGTTTGAATCACAACTCTGCTACTCACCTTGGTCAAGAAACATCACTGTCttcagcctcagtgtcctcatctataaaatagagatgatcTCAtagattgttgtgaagattaaatctGATATCATATAAAGTACCTCGCACTCAATAAACTAAgtttcttcccccaccctctcctcttcACAAATTTTTGCGAGGATGAATCAGATGAAAATCTAGTAAGTGTTTTAGAGCGCCTTAGATATGAAACGGCATTTGACTATCTTTGATCTTTTTCCTGGGTTCTTGCAGAGCAAAAAACATgccaacaaagtgaagagatacCTAGTAATCCATGGAATGGAGACATTAAAAGGGGAAATGAAGAAGCTAGACTCAGATCAGGTAATACAGCTGCCACGTTGAGACTGTTTGCTTCCTGATGAAGCCAGCAGGCAGTTTGGCTTCAAATCCCACCCCTGTTGTGTGACCTGGGCAAATCTTGTTACTTCTCTGAACCTtgatttcttcctctataaaaATGAGGATGCTGTCACTACCTTTCAGGATTTTTCAAACTAAAATGAGGGAAGGTTTATAAAAAGCatccagcacagagcctggcacatagtagggactCAGTAAAAGTAGCCATTGTTATGCATTACCGCCCAGTGGTTTGttggagcaggaaaagaaggtGCCCATTCCTAGGAGAAAGTAGAAGGAAGCCAGTCTGCTTGCTTTCTTGAGAACCAGGGAAAAGACTTGAATGTTTTGAATACATAAGTAGAAGAAACACCTTTCCAAATGACTGTTCTGATTGAGAGGTAATTGTATTTGCTTTTTGTCTCAGAAATACTGTGAGAATTATGCTGAAATAACCGCCAGTACCTCAGAAGTACCATTATTTTTGTTCTGTAGGAGGCTATGCAAACATCATGGGATGAGAAGTCAACAGACTAGGACCCAGTCCTGGCTCTGCAACTTACTGgttgggtgactttgggcaagtcacttaatctctctgaacttcaCCCATAGAGTAGAGATAAATCCTACTTCTTAAAGGTATTGTAAAGTGAAATTCCCGTTCCTAGTAGATGCTCGATAAATAAGAGTTTACTCTGCAAACTGCTGCCTCCTATTATAGTGGTCATGGGTTTAAAAGGGCCTTGCTTGTCCCTTCTCAAAACTCACTGGACTCTTCCAGACCCCTGTTCCACTGCTTATGATTTACAAGTCAGGAAGACAAGATTGactctgtgaccctgggcaagtaaTTTCACCTATCTGCACCTTGGTTTCTCATACTCTCAGGGTGGCTCAGTAGTTCAGATGAGATCACAGTACACCTTATTCCCCAACCCACCCTGCTGCCAAAGAAATACCAAGCCCAAAATATCAGTAGTGCCAAGCTTGAGAAATGTTGAATGAATACTCTATTCAGAGATCAGACTTTCTCAGAGAGAGTTTAGGAACCTTTAATATAGGCTTGAAACGTGTCATTTTCTAACCTAATCATAATCAGCAAATAAAACCCAATGATCTGCTTGTTCGGTAGAtcctgagcatctactgtgtgccagactccAGCTGGGTGCGAGggataagaaacaaaaatgagtCAGATAGTCCGTGCCCAAACGTTGTGCCCAAAAGTCTCCTAAGCTATGACACTGTCAGTTTAGGGTGGCAAGTGGTATGACTGAGGTGTGTTTAATGCTCTCTGGGAGTACAGAAGAGGAACAAGTTTCATTCTTCCtgtaatacacacacagagagggtTGATAATTGTTTGCTGAATTATTTTCTAAGTAAAAGTGTCCCAGAAGAGCTGATATTTAAACTGGGCCTTGAAGCCTAAGCAGACATAATGCCaggcaggaaaggaaggaggagcaTTCTAGACAGCAGGAATGGCCCAAGCAAAGCAaggaagcaacagaaaataaagtgGGGAATGGCGAGTAGAGACTGAGACTGAGTAGCTGGAGAAGAATCCAGAAAGGTAGGTTGGGGTTAACGTGTGAAGGGGACTTTAAATGCCCATTCTCCTATGGGCAGTGGGGAACCATTGAAGATTTTCTGGCCGGGCAGTGGCATGATCAGACCTGTGTTCTTTCTCCCAACCAGAAGAGCAGCAGAAGCAAAGACAAGAACCAGTGCTGCCCCATCTGTAACATGACCTTTTCCTCCCCTGT
Protein-coding regions in this window:
- the ZNF346 gene encoding zinc finger protein 346 isoform X1 — protein: MEYPGLGSVEAVDGGRAGPYNSSEEREGREPDGVRFDRERARCLWEAVSSAQPVGREEAFPKLETVMPIHVLSDTYTDLYPVEHMIQKNQCLFTDTQCKVCCALLISESQKLAHYQSKKHANKVKRYLVIHGMETLKGEMKKLDSDQKSSRSKDKNQCCPICNMTFSSPVVAQSHYLGKTHAKNLKLKQQSTKVEALHQNREMIDPDKFCSLCHATFNDPVMAQQHYVGKKHRKQETKLKLMAHYGRLADPAVTDLSAGKGYPCKTCKIVLNSIEQYQAHVSGFKHKNQSPKTMTSTLGQIPMQRPSIQKNSTTLED
- the ZNF346 gene encoding zinc finger protein 346 isoform X2, with amino-acid sequence MEYPGLGSVEAVDGGRAGPYNSSEEREGREPDGVRFDRERARCLWEAVSSAQPVGREEVEHMIQKNQCLFTDTQCKVCCALLISESQKLAHYQSKKHANKVKRYLVIHGMETLKGEMKKLDSDQKSSRSKDKNQCCPICNMTFSSPVVAQSHYLGKTHAKNLKLKQQSTKVEAGKGYPCKTCKIVLNSIEQYQAHVSGFKHKNQSPKTMTSTLGQIPMQRPSIQKNSTTLED
- the ZNF346 gene encoding zinc finger protein 346 isoform X4, translating into MEYPGLGSVEAVDGGRAGPYNSSEEREGREPDGVRFDRERARCLWEAVSSAQPVGREEVEHMIQKNQCLFTDTQCKVCCALLISESQKLAHYQSKKHANKVKRYLVIHGMETLKGEMKKLDSDQVTKNNDINPGPDSNAKAIHSEKLNHLRRLEVFLPSNPGWTSHEPASCDYGQPLAPSSSFLTAREYIGLGQDTL